The following coding sequences lie in one Candidatus Methanomethylicota archaeon genomic window:
- the gcvT gene encoding glycine cleavage system aminomethyltransferase GcvT, producing the protein MLKTHLSDLFESRGAKMIEFVGWKMPLWFTSITEEHLAVRNKAGIFDVSHMGRMLIEGKDSTHFLNYVTTNNVEKLKPGRMHYSTICNQDGGIKDDVMLQRITEDKYVLVTNASNREKIYNWLTQNSKGYEVKIEDVTFEVPMLAIQGPYAEKIMQKIVDIDLKKLTFWRLATCKIMGYEAIISNSGYTGENGFEVTIWRIPKGESEKLIKIYMEILKAGEEYGLKECGLGARDTLRLEAGLVLYGNDIDEDTTPLEAKLDYAVKMDKGEFIGREALQRQLNEGLRKVRVGLKMIERGIPRPHYEIWCENEKIGVVTSGTYSPLLNIGIAMGYVKPKYDEIGREVEVVIRERRVKAKIVDWPFYNEEEYGRRRKNVP; encoded by the coding sequence ATGTTGAAGACCCACCTATCAGACCTATTTGAGAGTAGAGGAGCAAAGATGATTGAATTTGTAGGTTGGAAGATGCCACTATGGTTCACAAGCATAACTGAAGAACATTTAGCTGTGAGAAATAAGGCTGGAATATTCGACGTATCACACATGGGGAGAATGTTGATAGAAGGGAAAGATTCAACACACTTCCTAAACTACGTAACAACAAACAATGTTGAAAAATTAAAGCCAGGCAGAATGCACTATTCCACAATATGCAACCAGGATGGTGGGATAAAGGATGACGTAATGCTACAAAGGATAACTGAAGATAAGTATGTCCTTGTAACCAATGCATCAAATAGGGAGAAAATATACAATTGGTTAACACAAAATTCAAAGGGATATGAAGTTAAGATCGAAGATGTAACCTTCGAAGTTCCAATGCTAGCCATACAAGGGCCATACGCTGAGAAGATCATGCAGAAAATTGTGGATATAGATTTAAAGAAGTTAACATTCTGGAGGCTAGCCACATGCAAAATAATGGGATATGAAGCCATAATATCGAACTCCGGATATACAGGTGAAAATGGATTTGAAGTAACCATATGGAGAATTCCAAAGGGTGAAAGTGAAAAGCTCATAAAGATATACATGGAAATACTCAAAGCTGGAGAAGAATATGGATTAAAAGAATGCGGCCTCGGAGCAAGAGATACACTTAGACTTGAAGCTGGATTAGTACTGTATGGAAACGACATAGACGAAGATACAACACCACTCGAAGCAAAACTAGACTACGCAGTGAAAATGGATAAAGGGGAGTTCATTGGTAGAGAAGCATTACAAAGACAACTAAATGAAGGGCTGAGGAAAGTTAGAGTAGGATTGAAGATGATTGAGAGGGGGATACCGAGACCACACTACGAAATATGGTGCGAAAACGAAAAGATAGGGGTTGTGACCAGCGGCACATACTCACCACTACTAAACATTGGAATAGCAATGGGATACGTTAAACCAAAATACGATGAAATTGGTAGGGAAGTGGAAGTGGTTATTAGAGAGAGGAGGGTAAAGGCTAAAATAGTCGACTGGCCATTCTATAATGAAGAAGAATATGGGAGGAGGAGGAAGAATGTCCCATGA
- a CDS encoding dolichyl-diphosphooligosaccharide--protein glycosyltransferase subunit STT3 — protein MYIKVLNKSILGITLTERLRSKALRISLKVITITAIIVLAVWIRMLPVIRYGPYLSEYDTYYQYRMTQYIVDNGIQAWFTWYDKMSWYPNGRSVPDTSYLGVPLTGSIFYTIIRILGFNITLMEACALMPAILGGLTVLIVYFIGREIDGDGAGMIAALLLATIPAFMQRTTAGFYDNECVGFFAMALSILFWIKALKSDNIVYPILSGLSLAYMNISWGGSIYLLNLYAAYAAIMVILGKYNRKLLKSYALTIGVAMMISAQYPYFSRKYMISYATILPIATTLMLTIGDILKNVKDKNTRIIGLAGILAVGIVGAIILERIGMLSTLTGRILTVINPFQRETIPLVESVAEHQAPTWSQIYYQYGLLIPISAAGLYYLWKRGGEADIFIIIGGLTSAYFSSTMARLMMLAAPFITILSAHLIDVVYTQNIGRIMEVRTSGRRRRGDRGGIGGNILILIVLSAALIIPVIGWREAAATPQQIITSSLPVSNEYLDWIEALLWMRENLPNNAVVASWWDYGYWITTIANKTTLADNSTMDEGRIKKIAQAFLSNETEALRLLKEMGATHVVVFEAFDPNTGFLFGGRGWGDFVKSYWMARIAGLNVTDYMTYNSQYGVYLPTGPKAPQTTLYRLIFNTRSELWASWGIRIPKPEHFELVFQSSHGFVFVYKINY, from the coding sequence ATGTATATAAAAGTTTTGAATAAAAGTATATTGGGGATTACATTGACTGAAAGACTTAGAAGCAAAGCCTTGAGAATATCATTAAAAGTCATAACGATAACCGCAATAATAGTATTGGCAGTATGGATAAGGATGCTACCAGTAATAAGGTATGGACCATACCTAAGCGAATACGACACATACTACCAATATAGAATGACCCAATACATAGTTGACAATGGAATTCAAGCATGGTTCACATGGTATGATAAGATGAGCTGGTATCCAAATGGTAGGAGCGTGCCAGACACATCATACCTAGGGGTGCCATTAACTGGAAGCATATTCTACACGATCATAAGGATACTTGGATTCAACATAACATTAATGGAAGCATGCGCATTAATGCCAGCAATACTTGGAGGATTAACAGTACTCATAGTGTACTTTATAGGTAGAGAGATAGATGGGGACGGTGCAGGGATGATTGCAGCACTACTACTAGCAACAATCCCAGCATTCATGCAGAGAACCACAGCTGGATTCTACGATAATGAATGCGTAGGATTCTTCGCCATGGCTTTAAGCATACTATTCTGGATTAAAGCACTAAAGAGCGATAACATAGTATACCCAATACTCAGCGGCCTATCCCTAGCATACATGAATATAAGTTGGGGTGGAAGCATATACCTACTAAACCTATATGCAGCATATGCAGCAATAATGGTGATACTTGGGAAATATAATAGGAAGCTACTGAAAAGCTATGCTTTAACAATAGGTGTAGCCATGATGATCTCAGCCCAATACCCATACTTCTCAAGGAAGTACATGATAAGCTACGCAACAATCCTACCAATAGCCACGACGCTAATGCTAACCATAGGGGACATATTGAAAAACGTAAAGGACAAGAATACGAGGATAATTGGCTTAGCTGGAATACTAGCGGTGGGAATTGTGGGAGCAATAATCCTTGAGAGAATAGGGATGCTATCCACATTAACGGGAAGAATACTGACAGTGATAAACCCATTCCAAAGGGAAACGATACCACTAGTGGAGTCTGTGGCTGAACATCAAGCACCAACATGGAGCCAAATATACTACCAATATGGACTACTAATACCAATATCCGCTGCAGGACTATACTACCTATGGAAGCGCGGTGGAGAAGCGGACATATTCATTATCATAGGTGGACTGACGTCAGCATACTTCTCCTCCACAATGGCGAGATTGATGATGCTTGCAGCACCATTCATAACAATACTCTCAGCACATCTAATAGACGTAGTATACACACAAAACATAGGGAGAATAATGGAGGTTAGAACTTCCGGAAGGAGGAGGAGGGGGGATAGAGGGGGGATTGGAGGCAACATACTAATACTAATAGTGCTCTCAGCAGCACTGATAATCCCAGTAATAGGGTGGAGGGAGGCGGCTGCAACACCACAACAGATAATCACATCATCACTACCAGTAAGCAATGAATACCTAGACTGGATAGAGGCACTGCTATGGATGAGGGAGAACCTACCGAACAATGCAGTTGTAGCTTCATGGTGGGATTATGGATACTGGATAACAACCATAGCCAACAAAACCACACTCGCAGACAACTCAACAATGGATGAGGGGAGGATAAAGAAGATTGCACAAGCATTCCTCTCCAATGAGACAGAAGCCCTAAGACTACTCAAGGAGATGGGGGCAACACATGTCGTAGTATTCGAAGCCTTCGATCCAAATACAGGATTCCTATTTGGAGGTAGAGGGTGGGGTGACTTCGTTAAATCATACTGGATGGCTAGGATAGCTGGATTAAACGTAACAGACTACATGACATACAACAGCCAATACGGAGTATACCTACCCACAGGGCCAAAAGCACCTCAAACAACCCTATATAGGCTAATATTCAATACCAGAAGCGAGCTTTGGGCTTCATGGGGGATAAGAATACCGAAACCAGAACACTTCGAACTAGTATTCCAATCATCACATGGATTCGTATTCGTATACAAAATAAACTATTAG
- the gcvH gene encoding glycine cleavage system protein GcvH, whose amino-acid sequence MSHEKVVVKEGLYYTKEHEWAKIENGSVRVGISDYAQKELRDIVYVELPQVGKKVKQFERLCSIESVKAVSDVYSPVSGEVVEVNRQLESSPELLNKDPYGEGWMAVIKAEKLNEEVKNLMNAEKYREYIKTLEKH is encoded by the coding sequence ATGTCCCATGAAAAGGTAGTGGTAAAGGAAGGACTATACTATACGAAGGAACATGAATGGGCTAAAATAGAAAATGGTAGTGTGAGAGTTGGGATAAGCGATTACGCACAAAAAGAACTTAGAGACATCGTATACGTAGAGCTACCACAAGTTGGGAAGAAAGTTAAACAATTCGAGAGGCTATGTAGCATAGAATCAGTTAAAGCAGTCTCAGATGTATACAGCCCAGTAAGCGGGGAAGTTGTGGAGGTTAATAGGCAACTTGAAAGTTCACCAGAACTCTTAAATAAAGACCCATATGGAGAAGGATGGATGGCAGTAATTAAAGCTGAAAAGCTAAATGAAGAAGTTAAAAACTTGATGAACGCAGAGAAATATAGGGAATACATAAAGACATTGGAGAAGCACTAA
- a CDS encoding 30S ribosomal protein S27e, with protein sequence MFTGVKRRKVLIPEPKSRFIVVSCPDCGNEQISFDRASMVVKCNICGRVLIEPTGGKANIKGKVVKVLS encoded by the coding sequence TTGTTTACTGGTGTGAAGAGGAGGAAGGTGCTCATACCTGAACCTAAAAGTAGATTTATAGTCGTATCATGCCCCGACTGTGGTAATGAGCAAATATCCTTCGATAGAGCTTCAATGGTGGTTAAATGTAATATTTGTGGTAGGGTTCTAATTGAGCCAACTGGCGGTAAGGCTAATATTAAGGGTAAGGTTGTTAAGGTTTTAAGTTGA
- a CDS encoding ATP-NAD kinase family protein, with protein MGEVKSNRKRVGLIVNPIAGMGGRVGLKGTDGIEVLEKAIKLGAKPVSPERAKIFLDYLKKLNLDIELITYPKLMGEYEALEAGFKPTVIGSVGERTSREDTVKAAKLMHGIGVDLIVFCGGDGTARDICEAIDLNVPVLGIPAGVKMYSAVFTFNIEDAARIVAEYLAGNLSVKPMEVMDIDEEAFRCDRLSIKLYGYLLVPYSPGYVQRAKSPTMPMDSELENQRGIAKYVLELMKPDVLYILGPGTTVKAITDMLGLDKTLLGVDLMLNFKIVAKDVSEADILRFLDDGGFSKACIIVSPIGGQGFIFGRGNQQISANVIRRVGVDNVIIVATWSKISNLDALHVDTGDLELNEKLRGYRRVIVDYREEIVFKVV; from the coding sequence ATGGGTGAAGTGAAGTCCAATAGGAAAAGGGTTGGCTTAATAGTGAATCCAATAGCTGGGATGGGTGGAAGGGTTGGTCTTAAGGGTACTGATGGCATTGAAGTTTTGGAGAAGGCTATCAAATTGGGCGCTAAACCAGTTTCCCCTGAGAGGGCTAAAATATTCCTCGATTATTTGAAGAAGCTTAACTTGGACATCGAGTTAATCACATATCCAAAGCTTATGGGTGAATATGAGGCTCTGGAAGCTGGCTTCAAACCCACGGTGATTGGAAGTGTTGGTGAGAGGACTAGTAGGGAGGATACTGTGAAGGCTGCTAAGCTCATGCATGGCATTGGGGTTGACTTAATTGTTTTTTGTGGTGGTGATGGAACTGCAAGGGATATTTGTGAAGCTATTGATTTAAACGTTCCCGTATTAGGAATTCCAGCTGGTGTGAAGATGTATTCAGCGGTATTCACATTTAACATTGAAGATGCAGCTAGGATCGTTGCAGAATATTTGGCTGGGAATTTGTCTGTTAAGCCTATGGAGGTTATGGATATTGATGAAGAGGCTTTCAGATGTGATAGGCTTTCAATAAAGCTTTATGGTTACCTATTAGTCCCATATTCCCCTGGATATGTTCAGAGAGCTAAATCTCCAACTATGCCTATGGATAGTGAATTGGAGAATCAGAGGGGGATTGCCAAATATGTTTTGGAGCTTATGAAGCCTGACGTCCTATATATTCTTGGCCCTGGAACTACTGTTAAAGCTATAACTGATATGCTTGGCTTGGATAAAACTCTCTTGGGCGTGGATTTAATGCTCAATTTCAAGATTGTAGCTAAGGATGTATCTGAAGCTGATATATTGCGTTTTCTTGATGATGGTGGTTTTAGCAAGGCTTGCATAATAGTTTCCCCAATTGGTGGTCAGGGGTTCATATTTGGTAGGGGGAATCAGCAGATAAGTGCAAATGTTATTAGGAGGGTTGGTGTGGATAACGTAATTATTGTTGCCACTTGGAGTAAGATTTCCAATTTAGATGCATTGCATGTGGATACTGGGGATTTGGAGCTTAATGAAAAATTGAGGGGTTATAGGAGGGTTATCGTTGATTATAGAGAGGAGATTGTTTTTAAGGTTGTTTAG
- the ileS gene encoding isoleucine--tRNA ligase gives MGVVGTIERDYRGSRVEEEIFNWWRSNDVYLKVKERLKDKPKLYFLDGPPYVTNPIHVGTAWNKILKDAFLRYFRMAGYNVRDQPGYDMHGLPIEVMVERKLGLKTKKEIESLGVDRFVEECKRYALENLKIMEGQFKDLGVWMDWDKPYMTIDPNYIQAAWWLVKRAYERGLLSEGYMVFHWCPRCETVLSGYEVTDEYRDVRDPSIYVKFPVEGKSGEYILIWTTTPWTLPSNVAIMVNPKETYVKVQVGDEKYILAEARCEAVFNEVGLSFKVLEKFSGASLEGLKYTPALLDEVPAQRKIRGVHRVVLSEEFVSMEEGTGCVHSAPGHGEEDFIVGLRYGLPVLCLVDDRGIFTSEAGKYAGKSIWDANAEIIEDLKRKGLLLHQSWIVHRYPHCWRCKSPLILKATTQWFIRVPEIRDALIAENERVEWIPEWAGKNRFRNWLESVREWVISRQRYWGIPMPIWKCSNCGNFVVIGSIEELKSMSQSPLELKDLHRPWIDSVTLKCGKCGGVMRRIPDVLDVWMDSSVASWASLNFPVSREEFDEWWPPYFILEGPDQTRGWFYTLLVSGYIGFGIAPYKRVLMHGWSLDEQGRPMHKSLGNVIAPEEVFNKYSRDALRFYELQCTPWEDLRFSMKEVEETHRALTIMWNVYYFASLYMNLDGYSPQKYPLPSMIDHLQPEDRWLLSRFESIVKHCNESMGKLHIHEVARAVRSFVVDDLSRWYIRLIRRRIWLEGDDPSKNAVYSVLYHVLLRLLKLSAPIIPFITEKLYQSIFRVADPSLPESIHMCDWPKPMGEFIDESLLKSMEIVRDVVEASYKVRQDKRIKLRYPLKEMIIATDNPEVVKGIEYFRNVVIDQGNVKNLSLIPLSEASKFKVYDVLVNYSSLGPKYKGLLPKILLKIESMDAYSIKSEMDSKGYVTLNVDGVDVQLSKEDLTFEEKVKEGYGYTKFKYGELYLNCSIDRELMAEGLARDVVRRLQAMRKDLDLPVDAYVDAYVCVEDPETLELLKSMEWYILREVRVRNLSLGLKKPPGTYYEKVWEIGDQVFGMGISWVK, from the coding sequence ATGGGTGTAGTGGGAACTATTGAGAGGGATTATAGGGGTTCAAGGGTTGAGGAGGAGATATTCAATTGGTGGAGGAGTAATGATGTGTACTTGAAGGTTAAGGAGAGGCTTAAGGATAAACCTAAATTATACTTCTTGGATGGTCCACCATACGTTACAAACCCGATACATGTGGGTACTGCTTGGAATAAGATATTGAAGGATGCCTTCCTGAGATACTTTAGGATGGCTGGATACAATGTTAGGGATCAGCCTGGATATGATATGCATGGTCTACCGATAGAGGTTATGGTGGAGAGGAAGCTTGGATTGAAGACTAAGAAGGAGATTGAATCTTTGGGTGTTGATAGATTTGTTGAGGAGTGTAAGAGGTATGCATTGGAGAATTTGAAGATTATGGAGGGGCAATTTAAGGATTTAGGTGTCTGGATGGATTGGGATAAGCCATATATGACCATAGACCCAAATTACATTCAAGCTGCATGGTGGCTTGTTAAACGTGCATATGAGCGTGGGCTTCTATCTGAGGGTTACATGGTCTTCCACTGGTGTCCAAGATGTGAAACCGTTCTCTCGGGTTATGAGGTTACAGATGAGTATCGTGATGTTAGGGATCCATCAATATATGTTAAGTTTCCAGTGGAGGGGAAGAGTGGGGAGTACATATTGATTTGGACTACAACTCCATGGACTCTCCCCTCCAATGTGGCCATAATGGTTAATCCAAAGGAAACCTACGTTAAGGTTCAGGTTGGGGATGAGAAGTATATACTTGCTGAAGCCAGATGTGAGGCTGTGTTTAATGAGGTTGGATTGAGCTTCAAGGTCTTGGAGAAGTTTAGTGGAGCTTCCCTGGAGGGGTTGAAGTATACTCCAGCTCTACTCGATGAGGTTCCAGCTCAACGTAAGATTAGGGGTGTGCATAGGGTTGTTTTAAGTGAGGAGTTTGTGAGTATGGAGGAGGGGACTGGATGCGTTCATTCAGCTCCAGGGCATGGTGAAGAGGATTTCATAGTTGGCTTAAGGTATGGGCTTCCAGTACTATGCCTCGTGGATGATAGGGGTATATTCACTTCTGAAGCTGGGAAGTATGCTGGTAAAAGCATATGGGATGCCAATGCTGAGATAATTGAGGATCTTAAACGTAAGGGTCTACTATTACATCAATCTTGGATTGTACATAGGTATCCGCATTGCTGGAGATGTAAGTCTCCATTGATATTGAAGGCTACGACTCAGTGGTTTATAAGGGTTCCTGAAATTAGGGATGCCCTCATAGCTGAAAATGAGCGTGTGGAGTGGATACCTGAATGGGCTGGTAAGAATAGGTTTAGGAATTGGCTTGAAAGTGTCCGTGAATGGGTTATATCTAGGCAGAGGTATTGGGGTATACCTATGCCCATATGGAAGTGTAGTAATTGTGGGAATTTCGTTGTGATCGGATCCATTGAGGAGCTTAAGAGCATGTCCCAAAGCCCATTGGAGTTGAAGGATCTCCATAGACCTTGGATTGATTCTGTCACTTTGAAGTGTGGTAAGTGTGGTGGAGTTATGAGGAGGATTCCAGATGTTCTGGATGTTTGGATGGATTCCAGTGTGGCTTCATGGGCTTCACTAAACTTCCCAGTTTCTAGGGAGGAGTTTGATGAGTGGTGGCCTCCATACTTCATTTTGGAGGGGCCTGATCAGACTAGAGGGTGGTTCTACACTCTACTTGTAAGTGGATATATTGGTTTTGGGATAGCTCCATACAAGAGGGTTTTAATGCATGGTTGGTCTCTTGATGAGCAGGGTAGGCCAATGCATAAATCCCTTGGGAATGTTATAGCTCCAGAAGAGGTTTTCAATAAGTATTCTAGAGATGCATTGAGGTTTTATGAGCTTCAATGTACTCCATGGGAGGATTTGAGGTTCTCCATGAAGGAGGTTGAGGAAACCCATAGGGCTTTAACGATAATGTGGAATGTATACTACTTTGCAAGTTTATACATGAACCTCGATGGATATTCGCCTCAAAAGTATCCTCTCCCCTCCATGATTGATCATCTTCAGCCTGAGGATCGTTGGCTCTTAAGTAGGTTTGAGTCTATTGTTAAGCATTGTAATGAGAGTATGGGTAAATTGCATATACATGAAGTGGCTAGGGCTGTTAGAAGCTTCGTGGTTGATGATCTTAGTAGGTGGTACATTAGGCTTATTAGGAGGAGGATTTGGCTTGAGGGTGATGATCCAAGTAAAAATGCTGTTTACTCAGTTCTATATCATGTCCTACTTAGATTGCTTAAACTATCCGCGCCAATAATTCCATTCATAACTGAGAAGCTTTATCAATCCATATTTAGAGTTGCCGATCCATCGCTTCCAGAGAGCATTCACATGTGCGATTGGCCTAAGCCCATGGGAGAGTTCATTGATGAATCTCTCTTGAAGAGTATGGAGATAGTTAGGGATGTGGTTGAAGCATCATATAAGGTTAGGCAGGATAAGAGGATAAAGCTGCGTTATCCACTTAAGGAGATGATAATAGCCACAGATAATCCTGAAGTCGTCAAGGGTATAGAGTATTTCAGGAATGTCGTTATTGATCAGGGGAATGTTAAGAATTTGAGCTTGATACCACTTTCAGAGGCTTCCAAGTTTAAGGTTTACGATGTCCTAGTGAATTACTCATCACTTGGACCTAAGTATAAGGGGCTTCTCCCAAAGATATTGTTGAAGATAGAATCCATGGATGCATATTCCATTAAATCTGAAATGGATTCCAAGGGCTATGTAACCCTCAATGTGGATGGTGTGGATGTTCAATTGTCCAAGGAGGATTTAACCTTCGAGGAGAAGGTTAAGGAGGGATATGGATATACGAAGTTTAAGTATGGAGAGCTATATCTGAATTGCTCCATAGATAGGGAGCTTATGGCTGAAGGGCTTGCTAGAGATGTTGTTAGAAGACTTCAAGCCATGAGGAAGGATCTAGACCTACCCGTAGATGCATATGTGGATGCATATGTCTGTGTGGAGGATCCTGAGACTTTAGAACTTTTGAAGAGCATGGAATGGTACATATTGAGGGAGGTTAGAGTTAGAAATCTTAGTTTGGGGTTAAAGAAGCCACCTGGAACATATTATGAGAAGGTGTGGGAGATAGGGGATCAAGTGTTTGGGATGGGTATATCATGGGTGAAGTGA
- a CDS encoding translation initiation factor IF-2 subunit alpha translates to MSVKGRDLPEVGELVIATVTEVFDKGAYVNLDEYSNVSGYVPIGEVASTWVHNIRDYLKEGRKVVLKVIRVDKSKRYVDLSLRRVSDKERKDKLLEWKRFNRGEKLLELLSQKAGVDLNYLKSEIAPKLASTFGDVLGGFEEAARFGLAPIVNAGVPRDLAEYIVDLAKENIELKEVKVAAILQLTSEASDGIVRIIEALKAAKMKAESIGGVKCRIYSVGAPRYRVDISARDYKVAEEALKAAVDAALHTISSLGGSGSFKRV, encoded by the coding sequence TTGTCTGTTAAGGGTAGGGATCTGCCTGAAGTTGGTGAACTCGTAATAGCCACTGTAACTGAAGTTTTTGATAAGGGTGCATATGTCAATTTGGATGAGTATAGCAATGTGAGTGGATATGTACCTATAGGTGAGGTTGCATCCACATGGGTTCACAATATAAGGGATTACTTGAAGGAGGGGCGTAAGGTTGTTTTAAAGGTTATAAGGGTTGATAAGAGTAAGAGGTATGTTGACCTCTCCCTTAGGAGGGTTAGTGATAAGGAGAGGAAGGATAAGCTTTTGGAGTGGAAGAGGTTTAATAGGGGGGAGAAGCTCCTCGAACTTTTATCTCAGAAGGCTGGTGTAGACTTGAATTATTTGAAGTCTGAAATTGCACCTAAACTTGCATCAACCTTCGGGGATGTTTTGGGCGGGTTTGAGGAGGCTGCTAGATTTGGTTTAGCCCCCATAGTAAATGCTGGGGTGCCTAGGGATTTAGCTGAATATATCGTTGATTTGGCTAAGGAGAATATTGAGCTTAAGGAGGTTAAGGTTGCCGCTATACTTCAATTGACTTCTGAGGCCAGTGATGGCATTGTGAGAATTATTGAGGCTTTAAAGGCTGCTAAGATGAAAGCTGAATCCATTGGTGGTGTTAAATGTAGAATTTATAGTGTTGGAGCCCCAAGGTATAGGGTTGACATTTCAGCTAGAGATTATAAGGTGGCTGAGGAGGCTTTGAAAGCCGCTGTGGATGCAGCTTTACATACCATATCATCCCTCGGTGGTTCTGGAAGTTTTAAGAGGGTTTGA
- a CDS encoding RNA-protein complex protein Nop10 — translation MPWLLRKCVSCGSYTLNKEKCPYCGGEVRIPHPPKFSPEDKYGKYRRLMKKLSQGNVKNG, via the coding sequence ATGCCATGGCTTTTGAGGAAATGTGTATCCTGCGGATCTTACACTCTAAATAAGGAGAAGTGTCCATATTGTGGTGGTGAAGTTAGGATTCCCCATCCACCCAAGTTTTCCCCTGAGGATAAGTATGGTAAGTATAGGAGGCTTATGAAGAAGCTTTCTCAAGGTAATGTTAAAAATGGTTGA
- the radA gene encoding DNA repair and recombination protein RadA: protein MVKIQEGKEEKVEEKKVKKIRSISDLPGVGPATEQKLIEAGYKTIEAIAISTPAEIMAATGLGEKVAQKIIMAARSALELGFKTADIIYEQRLKVNRISTGSKNLDRLLGGGVETQSITEVFGEFGSGKTQLAHQLSVNVQLPPEAGGLGGRALYIDCEGTFRPERIVAMAMAKGLDPKEALKNIIFARAYNSDHQMLLVEQAKDIIDEKNIKLIVVDSVTGHFRAEYLGRESLADRQQKLNRHLHALARLADIFNVAVFVTNQVMARPDAFFGDPTRAVGGHVLFHVPGARIYLRKSSENKRIARLVDSPYLPEAEAVFQITEEGITDPRE, encoded by the coding sequence ATGGTAAAAATCCAAGAAGGAAAGGAGGAGAAGGTGGAGGAGAAGAAGGTTAAGAAGATAAGAAGTATATCAGACCTACCGGGAGTTGGACCTGCCACAGAACAAAAACTTATCGAGGCAGGATATAAAACCATAGAGGCAATAGCCATATCAACACCAGCAGAAATCATGGCAGCCACAGGACTTGGAGAAAAAGTCGCACAGAAAATAATTATGGCCGCCAGATCAGCATTGGAATTGGGATTCAAAACTGCAGACATAATATATGAGCAGAGGTTAAAAGTGAATAGGATAAGTACTGGAAGCAAAAACCTAGATAGATTACTCGGTGGAGGAGTTGAAACACAATCAATAACAGAGGTTTTCGGGGAATTTGGAAGTGGGAAAACCCAATTGGCACATCAACTATCAGTAAACGTTCAATTACCACCAGAAGCAGGGGGGCTTGGGGGGAGGGCACTATACATAGACTGTGAAGGAACCTTTAGACCTGAAAGGATAGTTGCCATGGCCATGGCGAAGGGGCTGGATCCAAAGGAGGCATTGAAAAACATAATATTTGCAAGAGCATACAATTCAGATCACCAAATGCTACTGGTGGAGCAAGCAAAGGATATAATAGATGAGAAGAACATAAAGTTAATAGTTGTGGATAGCGTTACAGGACATTTCAGAGCAGAATATCTTGGTAGGGAAAGCTTAGCAGATAGACAGCAAAAACTAAATAGACACCTACATGCATTGGCAAGACTAGCGGACATATTCAACGTAGCCGTATTCGTAACAAATCAAGTTATGGCTAGACCAGACGCATTCTTCGGAGACCCAACGAGAGCCGTAGGTGGACATGTACTCTTCCACGTTCCAGGAGCAAGAATATACTTGAGGAAGAGCAGTGAAAATAAGAGGATAGCTAGACTGGTGGATAGCCCATACCTACCTGAAGCAGAAGCAGTATTCCAAATAACAGAGGAAGGAATAACTGATCCACGTGAATAG